From the Nodularia sp. NIES-3585 genome, one window contains:
- the gndA gene encoding NADP-dependent phosphogluconate dehydrogenase produces the protein MTLQSFGVIGLAVMGENIALNVERNGFPIAVYNRSREKTDAFMAQRAPGRNVKAAFTLEEFVASLERPRKILVMVQAGKPVDAVIAQLKPLLDEGDIIIDGGNSWFEDTERRTQELEPAGLRFLGMGVSGGEEGALNGPSLMPGGTPSSYEYLSPIFNKIAAQVDDGPCVTYIGPGGSGHYVKMVHNGIEYGDMQLIAEAYDLLKNVAGLNANQLHDVFTQWNTTDELNSFLIEITSNIFPYVDPETKKPLVDLIVDAAGQKGTGRWTVQTALELGVAIPTITAAVNARIMSSIKEERIVASKSLTGPSAKFDGDVKDFVNKVRDALYCSKICSYAQGMALLYTASKTYNWDLNLSDMARIWKGGCIIRAGFLNKIKKAFNENPALPNLLLAPEFKQTILDRQDAWREVIMTAAKLGIPVPAFSASLDYFDSYRRDRLPQNLTQAQRDYFGAHTYKRLDKEGSFHTEWVPIAESKK, from the coding sequence ATGACACTACAAAGCTTTGGTGTGATTGGATTAGCCGTAATGGGCGAAAATATAGCGCTTAACGTTGAGCGTAATGGCTTCCCAATTGCAGTTTATAACCGCTCCAGAGAAAAAACGGATGCGTTTATGGCGCAGCGCGCCCCAGGAAGGAACGTCAAAGCCGCCTTTACCCTAGAGGAATTTGTCGCATCATTGGAACGTCCCCGCAAAATTCTCGTGATGGTGCAAGCTGGTAAACCAGTGGATGCGGTGATTGCCCAACTCAAACCCTTGCTAGATGAAGGCGATATCATTATTGACGGTGGTAACTCTTGGTTTGAAGATACAGAAAGACGTACTCAGGAATTAGAACCTGCGGGACTGCGGTTTCTGGGTATGGGTGTGAGTGGTGGTGAAGAAGGCGCTCTCAATGGCCCCTCACTCATGCCTGGTGGTACTCCCAGTTCCTATGAGTATCTATCACCCATTTTCAACAAAATCGCTGCCCAAGTCGATGATGGTCCTTGTGTTACCTATATTGGCCCTGGTGGTTCTGGTCACTATGTAAAAATGGTACACAATGGCATTGAGTACGGCGATATGCAGCTAATTGCAGAAGCCTACGACTTGCTGAAAAATGTGGCTGGATTAAATGCAAATCAGCTACATGATGTGTTTACTCAATGGAACACCACAGATGAACTCAATTCGTTTTTGATTGAGATTACATCGAATATTTTCCCTTACGTTGACCCTGAAACCAAAAAACCCTTGGTGGATTTAATTGTTGACGCAGCCGGTCAAAAGGGAACTGGACGTTGGACTGTACAAACTGCTTTGGAATTGGGTGTGGCTATTCCGACAATTACCGCAGCAGTTAATGCTCGGATTATGTCTTCGATTAAAGAAGAACGGATTGTAGCATCTAAGAGCCTGACAGGCCCTAGCGCTAAGTTTGATGGCGATGTGAAGGACTTTGTTAATAAGGTTCGCGATGCCCTGTATTGCTCCAAAATCTGTTCTTACGCTCAAGGTATGGCACTGTTATATACAGCTTCCAAAACATATAACTGGGATTTGAATCTGAGTGATATGGCGCGGATTTGGAAAGGTGGCTGTATTATTCGGGCTGGCTTCTTGAATAAGATTAAGAAGGCTTTTAACGAAAATCCCGCTTTGCCTAACCTGCTACTAGCTCCCGAATTTAAGCAGACTATTCTCGACAGACAAGATGCTTGGCGGGAAGTAATCATGACAGCAGCAAAACTGGGAATTCCAGTTCCGGCATTTAGTGCATCTTTGGATTATTTTGACAGCTATCGCCGCGATCGCCTACCCCAAAACTTAACCCAAGCACAACGCGACTACTTCGGCGCACATACTTACAAACGTCTTGACAAGGAAGGATCATTCCACACTGAATGGGTTCCCATTGCTGAGAGCAAGAAGTAA
- a CDS encoding Ycf66 family protein yields MLAYILAFVVGLGSLAIYISAFFFPEIHRKNDFIWSGVGLFYALVLWVFAPRISGGLLLGHVASVALLIWFGWQTLSLRRQLTPQTEQTPVPSSESVKTGIQEQMSKLSLPERLGSMFSGAKNKAQQTITKKTPETPKTEATTSVTANKPVVEIIDKTTPTPEAPAEEKVATTATESQGEEVTPPQPPSPEVIAAAQADAETEKKAPIPVEEIAPDATLAPPAEAPPEKIPPNNQAD; encoded by the coding sequence ATGCTGGCATATATTTTAGCTTTTGTGGTCGGACTTGGTAGTTTAGCCATTTACATATCAGCTTTCTTTTTCCCGGAAATCCACCGTAAGAATGATTTTATCTGGAGTGGGGTAGGACTTTTCTATGCTTTAGTCTTATGGGTGTTTGCACCCCGCATTTCTGGAGGGCTATTACTCGGTCATGTGGCTAGTGTCGCTCTTTTGATTTGGTTTGGCTGGCAAACTCTTTCATTACGTCGCCAACTGACTCCGCAAACAGAACAAACTCCAGTACCCAGTTCTGAGTCTGTAAAAACTGGCATTCAGGAGCAAATGAGTAAATTGTCCCTCCCGGAACGTCTGGGTAGTATGTTTAGCGGCGCAAAAAACAAGGCGCAACAGACGATAACCAAGAAAACGCCTGAAACTCCCAAAACAGAGGCAACGACCTCTGTAACCGCGAATAAACCTGTTGTTGAGATTATCGATAAAACGACTCCTACACCAGAAGCACCAGCGGAGGAAAAAGTTGCCACTACTGCAACTGAATCCCAAGGTGAAGAAGTCACCCCACCACAGCCCCCATCGCCTGAAGTGATAGCAGCAGCCCAAGCAGACGCTGAAACTGAAAAAAAAGCACCGATTCCTGTTGAGGAAATTGCACCGGATGCGACACTGGCTCCCCCTGCTGAAGCGCCACCGGAAAAAATACCACCGAATAATCAAGCTGATTGA